GGTAGGGGCAAGGATTTTTACCTTGTCGGGTAAACCATATCACCTTGAAAATTACTATCCACCTCTTTGTACCCCAGGAGAGTTTGCACAGCTTCAGGACATTAAAGCGAATAACAACAGATACAGTGGCAAAGTATCTACGGCGATCAGTCTCCTTGGGGGAATGCAGATTATTCGATGTGGTCACTGTAACGGGACTATGACAGCTTTCCTACAGCGAGGACAATTGCGCTATATCTGTGAATATGGGCGTGCAGGTGGAAGTTGCAATGCTTGGAGTGTGAAAGCTTCTATTGTTGAGCGCTGTCTGATGCCCGTTCTGATCACGGGTTTTTTGATGGGGGCATACAAAACGCACAGTGATCTAACCTCGTTAGATGAAGAGTCAGACGAGCTAAAAGAAAAGCTTATTAAAATTCAGTCCCAGCAAGATCACGTTATTGATGCGATAGCTGAGTTCGGTAGAACGACAAAGTTTGATGCTAAGTATAAGGAGTTGGAAAAGGAAGAGCAGGTGATTAGTGGGAAGTTGCAACAGCTTGGTCAGTTGAAGGCGCTGTACGCAACGACAAAAGACTTCTCGGAGAACATTGCAGGCTTTGTTGCTGAGCAATGTCATTGGCTGATTATCTCGGATGTACATAATTCAAGACGAGAGCAGTTAAGGGAAAATGTACGTAGGGTCATCAAGTCAGTAATCGTCACAAAGAAAAACCGATGTATTCGCATAGAGTTTCAACTCATTACCGGTGAGCCTTTTGTTTTTACAGGCAGCAAATCGCCGGACTACGAAGTATTCCTCCCTCGCCGGATTCATGACATCCCGCCTGATGCTACAGAAGATGAAAAGTCTGAATGGAAAAGGTCAGATCATGAGTACAACAAGCATTTTTTGAAGCTTTGGTATGAGGTGGTCAACAAAGATTTCCTTTCACATTATCCAGAGATCGACGGGAAGGATTTTTGGCCCAAAAGATAATTGATAATAATTCTCATTAGCATTGGTTTTTGGGGCTGATTATGATAAAATAACCTCTGTGATGAATAACTTACAGAATAGAAGAGGACATTTTGTGCACCGCCTTAACCCCGCCAGCGCCAGGCACAGGGGATCGCCAGAGCTAAAGCTGAAAACAAGTACAAAGGCAGACCAGCAGATACCAATCTGCGAAGTAAGGTTGAGTCGTACCTCACCAAAGGCGGGAACACATATGCGGAGATAGCGAAACTGTGTGATTGTTCCGTTGGCATGGTCGCCAAAGTAAAGAAGCTCCTCGAAACCGCCTGACAGATAACAACCACCACCAGCACCCTACGGATATTTGGTAAAGAATCAGCGTGACCCTTGCGAGCGGAGGAAATCCGTTAGGCCGTGCTGAGAGTGCGACTGTGATATTTACGCCGCTGGCGGTGTGCAAGGTGGGGGTACTTCCGAAACCGTTCTGGCGGGGGAGTATGGTATCGGGGGATTACTCCCCCTGTGCGGTCAACTACTCAAGCAAACCACTCAACGGCGCTAACGTCACGTAAATATAATTGTCGTCGCGCTCTTCAATGGTGATGGGCATATCAATGCCATTACTCAACACCGCCTTTGCCCGGTAGTTTTTGTCTGATACCTTCCTCACGTCCTCCACAACCAGACACTTCACCTCACTCCCTTTGTCTTTGAATATAGAAGTCGTAATCTCGCACGCGCTCGTCTTTAGTGCTTCGCTGTTATCCCAAACAACGGCGATGGAGGAGCAACCCAACGCAATTGCAATGTATGCGAAGAACCACGCCCATCGTTTACTCAACTTCTCGCCAGCAGCTTTAACCCTGCCGTAAACATAAAGGGGAGGAAAAACGAGAATCCCCAGAGCCGAACCGACAAAATGCGGTTCGGATTCGTAGCCAGACTTAACCATCTCCTTTTGGTCGAAAATCACACAGACGATGGCGGTCACATAAAAAACTGCGAGAGCAGCCTTATCGTTCATGGTGAGAAAGTAAGTTGCCGGGAACAGTAACGGGATCGCCATGTAGATATAGAAGTACAGATTCTTTTGTTTCAGTTGGTTAGTAGTCAAAACAGCCATCCTTTCATGCTGTGAAGTGAAAATTCAAAGACACAATGCTAACCACTTTCATGAATTAAATCGATTATATCGATCATTTTTTCAGATCGATATAGGTAAAATATCTTTAAGATGACGCTCAACAATGAGCCTGCCCTGATAACAGCGAGGAGATACAGAATGAAAGGTTATGCAGTAATACTTTGTGGCTTGATGGTGGCCTTCAACGCCAGCGCCGGGCGCGTGACCATGAGCAACCCGGACCAGACAACTACGGCGAACGGGCAGACCTTATGCGTGTACAGCAACAGCATTTACACATTCACCTACGTCACCAGGTCGAAGCATTGCCCATACAGCAAAACCTTTGATACTTCACGGGCTGAATGAAAACAAGAAAAACATTCATACAAACAATATTTCAAAACGCAGTTTCATTTGAGGGAAAACCACTTCCGGCGAATGGGTGTTATTTGTACAATGGGTATTGAATACAGACAAATTCACAGCAAGCAGAGGGACTTATGCAGCAGTATACCAACGAACTTACTCCAGAGATTCTGGCTTCTTTTGATAAACCAGCTTTCAGTAATGAGCAACTTTCCGGAATGACTGAGGAATGGCAGGAGTTCCTTGCTAAACAGCAGGCTGACTTGAAACAGCATCCTGTTATTGAGATCTACCGCATCGCGGTTGAAGGAAGTCTGACTCGTGACGGCGGCATACTCAAAACTGCAACTGCTACTACGGAAATAGAGATCAGCAACGGTCAAAAACTGCGAGTAGCTCAAACTCTGGATACTGTTGTTTATCCCGATGGCACAGAAGCGGCAATAATAAGTGGCGCAGGCGAAGCTGGACATAATGGCACTGGGCAAAGCGTTGCACTTGTTGGCAGTCACCTCAGCAATGGTGATGAAATAATAAGCACACCACAAGGTACAGCAATACTGGTGCTTCGCCGTGGCATCCCGGCAGCTAAAGGATTTCTTGCTGACCATTTCGAAGTAGAAAAAGTACCTGAAACAGAGCTGACTCATTGAGGGATCAAAGATGGTTACGCAAAGAACGCTTGCAAAGCTGGGTAATAAAACGAGGTTCGGCCACATTGTTTCCGCCTCATCAACTATTTTTGATGAAGACCACAATCCATTGGTGAGGGCTGGTGATAAAGCATGGTGTGATGTTTGCAAAGGTGCTTTTGAAATCAATGCAACCTATACCGGACTCCTCGAAGATGGCCTTATCGCGGGTGATGGTGATCTGGTTTTATGTCACTGCAAAGATAACTTTGTGATCGCTATATCTGGTTTTACAGGTGAACGTCATCCGGGAATGATGACCGCTAAACCAACAACCTTGGGAATAGCCCCGAAACAACAAACTCAGCAAGAGCCAGAACAACATGCCCAGACAGCTAAAAAGAAACGCGCTGGTGTAGATGCTGGTTTTTGCGTAGTCCCTCGACAGTCGACAACCGAATCTTTCGAAAGCATCCTGTTTGCTGGAGGTCAGCCAGAAGGAACCCGAGAACTTTACCGCTCATTGAATGGTGCAGGTAAGGAATATAAAGCGGGATCTATTCTGCTGGTGGTTGACCCTGATAAGCAGGACAACGAACAGATCGCACACATGCAAGCGGCAAAACAGCGCATTGATACTGCGTTAGCGCCCCTCTCACACCAGCAGGCAAACTTCCTTTTCAAACATAAAGACACCATTGAGATGTTTGCAGCCGCTGCGACTACTGCAAACGATGCTGCCGGAAATGCAGGAAGAGCGACGGAAGCAGCGAAGGGATATTTCGAGAGAGTCGAAAAAATTCTCGTCGAGATCGAGAAGACATACAAAAACCAGTACATCACCAGCGGCACGCTGATTGGCGAACAGTTTTTTGTTGAGCGCCGTCGTTTGTTCGGTCAACTCGATAGCGTGCTGAAGATGTTCATGAAGCATCGCTTCATGTTCAGCGAGTACACGGATCTGAAAAGTGCCCTTGGCCTCTCCAGCCGTTCAATCACACACCGCTGGAACGAAACAGGCGTTAGCGATATTGAAGGTTACGCGACGCACATCGAAAAGTTGGCAAAGTACGTGAAGCTGATGGAAACAGCCGGGAAGATTGGCCTTGGCCTGTCAGCCCTTGATACTGCTGCGAAGATTACCGAAGCCTGCACAGTTGGACGAGATTGTGAGAAAACCGCTTTTACTTCCATTGGTGAGTTTGCGGGCAGCTTAGCAGGGGGGGCTTTGGCAAGCAGAATTATCCAAGGCAGCGCAGCAAGTTCAATCTGTGCCGTAGTACTGGGAGCTGCAACCATAGAGGCTGGTGGTGCAGGTGCCTTGCTCTGCACGATCGGCGTAAGCGGTGGTATAGCATACGGGAGTGATAAAGCATTATCTGCGGTAGGAGAGTACTCCGGCGAGCTTTTATACAAGGTAAGCAGCAATGATTAATATTCCAGATAAAGTATTCCTCGTGGCTACTTGCCTTGGTACTGTGTTCATCATTGCCAGTGTAATAGCCTCACTTCTGAACAGGAAAAGATTTAAGGAGGTCTGCCAGCTATACAAAGAGAAGTTCGGTAGCCTTCCTGATGCTGTAGTGCTATTCGAGAATGTTAACTCGCTTTATTACAAGGGGGCATATGGCATAAAAACACAGTTCATATTCATGCCGCTGTTGTGGAATAAAAGCTCTATATTGACCAAGAATGATGACAAAGACTTCATCCGGGGATTACCGAAAAGGATTATCAGGCCTTTCTATGTAGAAGCATTTCTTGGTCTGATTAGTATAGTATTTTTTGTCATTGCTGGGATTTTGATGCTGGCGATAAAACGCGGTTGGGTGTGAAAGGCGCGTCTATTGTAGATCTTTACTCTGCAACACAAACTGAGATACAGTCTGCGACACACGACAACCCCAGCGCCGCAGATGCCTGACGTATGGTTGAACGAACCCGGCTTATCGGTCAGCATCAACCCCACGAAGAACCTCGCCTCGGCGGGGTTTTTGCTTTCAAAATGCAAAGAAATAGACTAAAGAGACAATGTATTATTTTTGACTTTTGGGAGCCAAGAGAGACAAAGCCGATTTTCGGCTGCGGGTTCACATTGCTCATAGTTCAAAAAGTAATCAGTTATAGGATCTTAGGGCAGGGATTGTACAGGGCTATCGCCTGGAATTACAGGGGGAGGTGTGCTTGTGGATGAGTTAGTCAGTTTCTTTGCCGACATGCTGAAAAAATCCCTGGTTCTGATTAGCAAAGCGCCATCAGGCGTTATTCTATCTGTTGCAATCAAGAATAATTCCCATTACCGTTTGCCCCGTCTATTTCATCTTTCAGCTGGAGCCGTGGAAACGGCGCTGCTGATGCACAGGGAGAATGGGTAATGCCTGACCGTTTTGACATCGTGCGCCTGGCGGCGTTGGTTTTACTGCTACTTTGCACAAAAACGGGTTACTCGCGACCCGATATGTCGCCACTCGGGCCGAACATCGCCGATCGAGGCTCGGCGTATTATCGCTTCACCGTGAACACTTTCGATTCCAGTGATGGTCAACGGCATTACAAAGTGTGGACAGGGATACCCAATATAACCCCGCCGAAAGAGGGCTTTCCTGTGCTTTATATGCTGGACGGCAATGCGGTGATGGACAAATTATCGGATGCGTTTTTGCAGAAATTATCCGCAGCACATCCTCCCGTGCTGGTCGTTATTGGCTATCAAACGGCGCTGCCCTTTGATCTGGATGCCAGGGCCTATGACTACACGCCCGCCACAAAAGATAATCCGCAGGCGTTTCGCGGCAGAGCGGGCGGCGGCAGCGACATATTTCGCCATCTGCTGGAAAAGACCATCGCGCCGGTAGCAGAGAAGGGCATTAAGATTGATGAAAATAAGCGTGGGCTATGGGGACATTCTTACGGCGGGTTATTTGTCATGGACGCCTGGCTAAAATCGACATTTTTTAACGCTTATTACGCCGCCGTACCTTCACTGGCGCAGAATAATTTTGCGCTGCTCAACGAAGTACAATCGACCCCTCAAAACCGCGCCAGCGCGAAGCATCTGTACATTCTGGAAGGGGACGGAGATCGCGGTAAAAAAGATGAAAATAAAGGGCCTGATGTGCTGCATATCGTGCGTAACACGGTCTCGCAACTCAACGAAAAGGGGGTATCCGCAACCTACCGGCTCTATCCGGGGCTGACCCACGGCGCGATGTTTACGGCCTCGCTTTACGCCGCGTTATTACAGCAAGCTGACGCCGCGCGATAGTTCGCTTCCATTAACCTCGTAAACATGGCGGGCGCCTGGCTCGCGGCTCTACGCCATCCCATTATTCCCGTGGCGCAAAAACGCCGGGCGCTGGTTCAGACGGGCAAACCACGCGTCAATGGCTGGCATCTCCGGGTGTTCAAACGGGGTCATCTTCCAGCGGTTCACCGAAAGCCCTAAAACCACATCTGCCAGCGTGAAGGTATCGCCTGCCGCCCATGCACCGGTGCGCTGCAACTGCTGCTCCAGAATGCCCACGCAGTGGTTCCACTCTTTGATCCCCGCCGCAATAGCGTGCGGATCGTTATAGTCCGGGTTTTTGCGCACCAGCGCCGGGACGACATAACGCCAGGCGTTATTAAATTCGCTGGCCTGCCAGTCCATCCAGCGTTCGACATTAGCGCAGGCTTGCGGCTCGGTGGGCAGCAGATCATCCCGTCCCACTTTTCGCACCAGATAACGGCAAATGGCGTTGGATTCCCACAGCACAAACCCGTCGTCAATCAGCACCGGCACCATAGCGTTTGGGTTCAGGGCGCGGAATTCATCGGTCTGCGTCGAGGCAAAACCGCTGCCGTAATCCTCCTGGAGATAATCCAGCCCCACTTCTTCGCAGGTCCAGAGCACTTTGCGCACATTGATTGACGTCGTTTTGCCAAGAATTTTAAGCATGATGAGAATGTCCGTCCGCGTGATTACTTGTTTAAAAACAATACACCAGCCGAATGCTTTTCGGCCACTGTCGGCGAGCACCAGTCTGGTGCAATGCGTTATCGTGGTTCCCCAAAACAGGGACAGTGAAGCGACAAAAACATCGTAACCCGCGGATTAGCAACGCTAAACAATCTGGCACAGGCCTTGCAAAACTGATTCGGCAGTGCAACACACAATTTGAAAAATAGCTGGCTAGGGTTCCGGTTCACGTTAGTGAATGGCTGGTCCAAGAGCTGGCGACCTCTGAGAGGTTACACGGCGGGACAAAAACCCGGGAGACAGCAGCACCAAAGGGTGTCGCGCTGCCCCTTAATTTTGTGCCAACCAGAGGTCAAGAATGAAAAAATCTCCCTTACTTCGCTCACTTGTGCTGTCGCTGGCGATGCTGGTCACTTTCCCCACCTTTGCCGCAGTGAAAAAAGAGTTCAACGTCTGCTGGACCATCTACGCCGGATGGATGCCGTGGGGCACCATCAGCAATCAAAAAATCATCGACAAATGGGCCGATAAATACGGCATCAAAATCAATGTGGTTCAACTGAACGACTATATCGAATCCATTAATCAGTACACGGCGGGTCAGTTTGACGGCTGCACCATGACCAATATGGATGCGCTGACCATTCCAGCGGCGGGCGGTGTCGATACCACGGCGCTGATCCTCGGCAGCTACTCCGAAGGCAACGACGGCGTGGTGATGAAAGGCGAAGGCAAAACCCTGAGCGACCTGAAAGGGATGAAGATTTACCTGCCGGAACTCTCCGTTTCCCACTATTTGCTGGTGCGCGGGCTGGAAAAAGCCGGGCTGGCGGAGAAAGATGTCACCGTGGTGAACACCTCAGATGCGGATATCGTCTCCGCCTTCGCTACGCCAAATGTGCAGGCCGCTGTTGCCTGGAACCCGCAGCTCTCCGTTATTAAAGGCACGCCGAAAACCACCGAAGTGTTCAGCTCCTCGCAAGTGCCCGGCGAGCTTATCGACATGATGGTGGTCAACAGCGAAACCCTGAAAGACAACCCATCCCTTGGTAAAGCGCTGACCGGGGCGTGGTACGAAATGATGGGGCTGATGAAAGCCCAGGATGCCACGGCGTTGAACGCGATGGCTGCCGCGTCCGGCACCGATCTGGCCGGTTATCAGGCACAACTGAAAACCACCCACCTGTTTTATACCCCGCAGGACAACATCGCGTTTGTTACCTCGGCGGAGCTGGCGAAAACCATGCAGCGCGTGGCGCAGTTCTCCTTTGACAAGGGCCTGCTGGGCGACGGCGCGCAGAGTGCGGATTTCATCGGTATGTCCTTCCCCGGCAATGTCACGCAGGGCGATGCCAGTAACGTGAAGCTGCGTTTTGACGACAGCTTCGTGAAAATGGCCGCTGCCGGCACGCTGTGATAACGGACGGAGTTTCCCATGCGACATATTAATCGCCATCCCACCAACGGTATGCGGCTGATGCTGATCCTGCTGCCTTTTGTCCTGCTGCTGGCGGCGTATTTTATGGGGTCGGCGGTCCGCCTGGAGGCCAATCCGCAGGACAAACTGTTACCTGGCCTGCAACAGATGCTGGACGCACTGTCGCGGATGGCGTTTTCCCCGGACAAACGCAGTGGCGACTACCTGTTCTGGGTCGATACGCTGGTCAGTCTCGCCCGGCTGCTGACCGGGCTTGCGATCGCCTCGCTGATTGCCTTGTGCATTGGCATTGCTTCCGGTGTTTTTCCGCTGTGGCGCGCTTCGCTGTCGCCGTTGATGACGGTGCTGTCGATGATCCCGCCGCTGGCGATTTTACCGGTGCTGTTTATCGTTTTTGGCCTGGATGAGCTCTCCAAAGTGATGCTGATTGTTATCGGTATTACGCCGATGCTCGCCCGCGACCTTGAACACCGCGCCTGCGAAATCCCGTCGGAGATCCTTACCAAAGCGCAAACCCTTGGCGCGAATAGCTGGACGATTATCCTGCGCGTGGTGCTGCCGCAGTTGCTGTCGCGCCTGCTCACCTCACTGCGTTTACTGCTCGGTTCGGCGTGGTTGTTTCTTATCTCGGCAGAGGCTATCTCCTCTACCGCCGGGCTGGGTTACCGCATTTTCCTCGTGCGCCGCTATATGGCGATGGATGTCATCATTCCGTATGTCGTGTGGATAACGCTGCTGGCGTGGCTGATGGATCTGGCGCTACGCCAGTTACACAGCACCTGTTTCCCGTGGGCGCAAGGAGGGCGGGCATGAGTTTTATCACCATCAACAATATCTGGCAGGAGTATGGCGACCATGTGGTGCTGGAGCGCCTGAATTTGCAGGTCAAAGAAGGCGAGTTCTGCTCGATGGTGGGCGCGTCCGGCTGCGGCAAATCAACCTTCTTACGTCTGCTGCTCGGCCAGGAAGCGCCGAGCCGGGGCGCCATTACGCTCGACGGCAAGCCCTTAAGCGCCGAGCCGGACCGCAACCGGGGCGTGGTGTTCCAGCGTTATTCGGTGCTCCCGCACCTGAACGTGCTTGATAACGTCACCCTCGGGCTGGAATTGCCGCAATCGCCGCTGTTCGGGCGGCTGTTCGGCGCGAAAAAGCGTGCGGCGCGCGAGCAGGCGGGGCAGATGCTGGAGAAAGTCGGTCTCGGTCACGCCCTGCAAAAATACCCGGCGCAACTCTCCGGTGGCATGCAGCAACGCCTTGCCATTGCCCAGGCATTTATTATGCAGCCGCGCGTTTTACTGCTCGATGAGCCGTTTGGCGCGCTCGACCCCGGCATCCGTAAAGAGATGCACGCGCTTTTGCTGCAACTGTGGGGCGAAACACGCATGACAGTCTTTATGGTCACCCACGATCTGTCCGAAGGCTTCAACCTTGGCACCCGCTTACTGGTGTTCGACAAGGTGCGCATCGACCCCCACGCGCCCAACGCCTATGGCGCGCGCATTACCTATGACATCCCGCTCAATGAGACGCGGCTTTCAGCCCTGAGCGGTGCAATGCCCGATAACGTTTATGCATTACGGAGTGAATCTCATGACCACAACCTCAACGACACTGCGCGATGAGATCCTGCCCGGCGGCGGCCATCTCTCGTTTGTTCTCAAACGCGGGCAGATCCTGCGAATGACCGATATCGAAGGCGGCGCGAACGTCAGCCTGATGATGCTCAACGCCCACGAAAAGAGCGAACGCCTGAACCTGCCGGACACCCTGAAAGGCCAGCACACCGCGCGCCTGACCGCCGGGCACTGTTTCTACTCCGATATGGGGCGCGTACTGGCGGGCATCATTGCCGACACCTGTGGCTGGCACGATCCTTTTGGCGGCGTGTTGAATGCCGCCGAAGTGGCGGAAAAATACGGCCAGAGCCGCTACCAGGAACTGCGTAACGGCTATTACCGCAACGGCACCGATAACCTGCTGGTGGAGATGGGCAAATGGGATCTCAACCTCGAAGACCTGCTGATGGTGGTCAACTTTTTCAGCAAAGTGACGGTTGATGAAAACGGCCAGTTCCGCTTCCACCAAGATCATTCGCAACCGGGCAATTATGTCGAACTTTACGCGCCAATGGATGTGCTGGTGGTGCTGACCGCGCTGCCACACCCGATGGATCCCGCGCGGGACTATGCGCCGCGCCCGGTACAACTGAACTGGCGGCAGACAGAGGATGAGCAGGCGGCTATCAACGCGCTGCTGACGCGCCCGGAAAACGAACGCGCGTTCACCAACACCCACCTTTTCGCCCTGTAAGGAGAGGCATCATGACTATCAGTGAACAATCCCCTGAACAGGCCACTTTCCGCCATGTGATCCCGGCGGGCGAGCCGTATCTGTTTGAAGTAAAAAAGGGCCAGACTCTGCGCCTGCTGGATCTCGAAGGCAACCAGGCTATCGATACGCTGCTTTATAACGCCGATAACCCGCGCGAACGCTACGATCCCCAGCGCACCCTGCGTCGGCAGAACAATGCGTATCTCACCACCGGCAGCGTACTCTATTCGAACCTGGGCAACCCATTACTCACCATCGTTGCTGATACCTGCGGGCGTCACGACACCCTTGGCGGTGCGTGTGCGCAGGAGAGCAACACCGTGCGCTATGCGCTGGACAAGCGTCATATGCATAGCTGTCGCGATAACTTTCTCTGCGCCTGCCTGCACGATGGCCGCCTGCAAAAGCGCGACATTGGCGCGAATATCAACTTCTTTATGAACGTGCCGGTCACGCCGCAGGGCGGGCTGACTTTTGAAGATGGCATCTCCGCGCCGGGGAAATACGTTGAGTTACGCGCCGAGTGCAATGTGATTGTGCTGATCTCCAACTGCCCGCAGCTTAACAACCCCTGCAATGGCTGGAACCCGACCCCCGCCGAGGTGCTGGTATGGAACTGAAACCGACACGCTGGCAGCGCCTGCGCCAGATGATTTACCACCTGTTTGCCGTTCGCGCCGGGCGCATCCTGCCGTAAACGCGTTTTCCCCATGGACGACCATGCGGTGAGCCGATGACCGGCGGGACGACCCGCCACGATTGAGTGTTAACTATGTTTACGAAATTACTGATCGCCAACCGCGGGGCGATTGCCTGCCGTATTCTGCGCACCCTGCGCGCCATGGATATTGGCGGCGTGGCGGTCTATTCCGATGCGGATATCAGCAGCCTGCATCTGCGCGAAGCCGATGAAGCGATTAGCCTTGGCGATGGCCCGGCGGCAAACACCTACCTGGTCACGGAAAAAATCATTGCCGCCGCCCGTGAAAGCGGGGCGCAGGCTATTCACCCCGGCTACGGCTTTCTTTCTGAAAACGCCGCCTTTGCCGACGCCTGTGAAGCGGCGGGGATAGCGTTTGTTGGCCCGACGCCGGAGCAACTGCGCCTGTTTGGCCTGAAACACACGGCACGTGCGCTTGCGAAAGCGCAGGGCGTACCGCTGCTCGAAGGCACGGAACTGCTGGCCGATATCGGCGAAGCGCTGGACGCTGCCGAAACGGTCGGTTACCCGGTGATGCTGAAAAGCACGGCGGGCGGCGGCGGGATCGGTATGCGCGTCTGTTATCGCGCGGACGATCTGCGCGAAGCGTTCGATGCGGTAGTGCGGCTGGGGAAAAACAACTTTAGCGACGCGGGCGTATTTATCGAAAAGTACATCGAACGCGCGCGCCATCTCGAAGTGCAGCTTTTTGGCGACGGTGCGGGCGAGGTGATCGCCCTTGGCGTGCGCGACTGTTCCGTGCAGCGGCGCAACCAGAAAGTGCTGGAAGAAACTCCCGCACCCAACCTTCCGGCGGGCATGGAAAACGCGCTCTGCGCGGCGGCTATCACGCTTGGCAAGGCGGTGAATTACCGCAGCGCCGGTACCGTCGAGTTTGTTTATGACAGCGACGCCGGGCGTTTCTATTTCCTCGAAGTGAACACCCGTTTGCAGGTGGAACACGGCGTCACCGAACAGGTGTGGGGCGTGGATCTGGTGCGCTGGATGATTGCCCTCGCCGCCGGAGAGTTGCCGCCGCTGGCGGTGCTGCGCGACAGCCTGACGCCGGAAGGCCATGCGATTCAGGCGCGGGTTTATGCCGAAGATCCGGGCCGTCAGTTCCAGCCTTCGCCGGGCCTGTTAACCGAAGCTGTCTTTCCTGCCGACGATCGCCGCGCCCTGCGCATTGATAGCTGGGTGGAATCCGGCTGTGAAGTGCCGCCGTTTTTTGATCCGATGCTGGCGAAAATCATCGCCTGGCAGCCGACGCGCGAGGCGGCGCTCACCGCGCTGCATACCGCGCTGGGCGAAACCCGGCTCTACGGCGTGGAAACTAACCGCCGCTACTTACAGCAGATCCTCACTTTTGTGCCTTTCGCCAGCGGTCAACCCTGGACGCGCTGCCTGGACGGCTTAACGTACCAGGCCAACACCGTCGAGGTGCTGAGCGCCGGGACGCAAACCACGGTGCAGGATTATCCGGGTCGACTGGGTTACTGGGCGGTTGGCGTGCCGCCTTCTGGCCCGATGGACAGCCGCGCCCTGCGCCTTGGCAACCGCCTGCTCGGTAACGACGAAAATGCCGCCGCGCTGGAAATCACCCTGAGCGGCCCGACGCTGAAATTTAACTGCGACACACAGATAGTGGTAACCGGAGCGGACATTCCTCTGACGCTTGAGGGCGAAGCGCTTGAAAACAACCGCCTCTTTAGCGTGCGTGCCGGGATGACGCTGCGCATGGGGGATATCAGCGGCGATGGTGTGCGCAGCTATCTCTGCCTGCGGGGCGGGTT
The nucleotide sequence above comes from Kosakonia sp. H02. Encoded proteins:
- a CDS encoding urea carboxylase-associated family protein, yielding MTISEQSPEQATFRHVIPAGEPYLFEVKKGQTLRLLDLEGNQAIDTLLYNADNPRERYDPQRTLRRQNNAYLTTGSVLYSNLGNPLLTIVADTCGRHDTLGGACAQESNTVRYALDKRHMHSCRDNFLCACLHDGRLQKRDIGANINFFMNVPVTPQGGLTFEDGISAPGKYVELRAECNVIVLISNCPQLNNPCNGWNPTPAEVLVWN
- a CDS encoding urea carboxylase-associated family protein, with the protein product MTTTSTTLRDEILPGGGHLSFVLKRGQILRMTDIEGGANVSLMMLNAHEKSERLNLPDTLKGQHTARLTAGHCFYSDMGRVLAGIIADTCGWHDPFGGVLNAAEVAEKYGQSRYQELRNGYYRNGTDNLLVEMGKWDLNLEDLLMVVNFFSKVTVDENGQFRFHQDHSQPGNYVELYAPMDVLVVLTALPHPMDPARDYAPRPVQLNWRQTEDEQAAINALLTRPENERAFTNTHLFAL
- a CDS encoding ABC transporter ATP-binding protein — translated: MSFITINNIWQEYGDHVVLERLNLQVKEGEFCSMVGASGCGKSTFLRLLLGQEAPSRGAITLDGKPLSAEPDRNRGVVFQRYSVLPHLNVLDNVTLGLELPQSPLFGRLFGAKKRAAREQAGQMLEKVGLGHALQKYPAQLSGGMQQRLAIAQAFIMQPRVLLLDEPFGALDPGIRKEMHALLLQLWGETRMTVFMVTHDLSEGFNLGTRLLVFDKVRIDPHAPNAYGARITYDIPLNETRLSALSGAMPDNVYALRSESHDHNLNDTAR